The following are encoded together in the Malaya genurostris strain Urasoe2022 chromosome 3, Malgen_1.1, whole genome shotgun sequence genome:
- the LOC131433808 gene encoding general odorant-binding protein 45-like: protein MKMLTGLLLAAMMAIASGQNYRLAIPLKVEQSYFAYQLKSFRQALDECADVLAIPLEVVDRFAKHSFATNEPPLRCLVRCAGLSLGWWNDTAGIQSTVMESFFQPALDDAFYAGRTRECIDAKRAVCLDDCSRAYETFLCFFHQYGKLRFSREYVPLTALEAVQAAVDCINILQISPELIEQYSRGIFPECQETKCLYRCQYLAEGLYDTRHGFDLRRLYAREHKMPDLQLLNEGTKICTDLALSEGCDECTRFYRAHKCFDRCGESDHTAAILVQASWVVLEQNTCQNFNPFYLFPPYAPLQPHVPLKQYIPRYLNRIVLNKSNKMCTRKIKKEV, encoded by the coding sequence ATGAAGATGCTCACTGGTTTGCTACTGGCAGCCATGATGGCTATCGCATCCGGGCAAAACTATCGTCTTGCCATACCTCTCAAGGTCGAGCAGTCTTATTTTGCGTACCAGTTGAAAAGTTTCCGTCAAGCCTTGGATGAATGTGCTGATGTTTTGGCAATTCCTCTAGAAGTGGTAGACCGTTTTGCTAAGCACAGCTTCGCAACAAATGAACCGCCGCTGAGATGTTTGGTTCGATGCGCTGGATTGAGCCTTGGATGGTGGAACGATACAGCAGGAATTCAGAGTACAGTGATGGAAAGCTTTTTCCAGCCAGCACTTGACGATGCATTTTACGCCGGACGAACAAGAGAGTGTATTGATGCCAAGAGAGCTGTCTGCCTCGATGACTGTTCCAGGGCATATGAGACCTTTCTGTGTTTTTTCCATCAGTACGGAAAGCTGAGGTTCTCCAGAGAATATGTTCCACTGACAGCGCTCGAAGCTGTCCAAGCTGCTGTAGATTGTATTAACATTCTACAAATTTCTCCTGAACTGATCGAGCAATACAGCAGAGGAATTTTCCCCGAGTGTCAGGAAACGAAATGTTTGTATCGTTGCCAGTACTTGGCTGAAGGTTTGTACGACACCCGACATGGATTCGACTTGCGTCGACTTTATGCTCGGGAGCATAAGATGCCGGATCTGCAACTTCTAAACGAAGGCACAAAGATTTGTACGGATTTAGCTTTGAGCGAAGGTTGTGACGAGTGCACTAGATTCTATCGGGCCCACAAGTGTTTCGACCGGTGTGGAGAATCCGATCACACTGCGGCCATATTGGTACAAGCATCCTGGGTTGTTCTGGAACAAAACACTTGCCAAAACTTCAATCCGTTCTATCTTTTTCCACCGTATGCTCCTCTTCAGCCGCACGTTCCATTAAAGCAATACATTCCACGGTATTTGAATCGAATTGTACTCAATAAAAGTAACAAAATGTGCACTcgcaaaataaagaaagaaGTGTAA